The following coding sequences are from one Culex quinquefasciatus strain JHB chromosome 1, VPISU_Cqui_1.0_pri_paternal, whole genome shotgun sequence window:
- the LOC6035646 gene encoding LOW QUALITY PROTEIN: cilia- and flagella-associated protein 58 (The sequence of the model RefSeq protein was modified relative to this genomic sequence to represent the inferred CDS: inserted 2 bases in 1 codon) encodes MDQIEESGEDSQAPESTFEDDLIPKDITDDFFEEMCAKANLTVKDLQGNQQYALAEDFQKLLLTSQQLRQQLLDEQDKIAKMQDEVAAAAGRVGQALAISQRDQDTIQTLRAEIESAWKRADAAQTREQAAQETMNQMREKLEKLSSDSDRHGDKDDEVGAAMGKHKESILRERDRLFAEVEELNRRLHTQRVYIEELENKCNDTETKVKELYKVLDETSNEAFRDKRMLENLQVQHAEVTSELAIKTDEAKHFKAQAEASHKTTVQQNMQMAAIRTTLERLTTSNNLLQVKLAKAQGDFENMVQLKEKVTNELNTKVNILKLKEDENNKFRLENAKLTKSKELLQKKILTIETSKCTVDQEVSKLKTVIVTFEKERDVSKKAFDASKKQVDAVLRERDLARKDLAKTNKTISDLQEQIILLEKQQKTLENEIKGHMAATQKQSMVMMKIEKDRDRNAEEVQNLSDKLEQMNDDLLYKQNQIVELREKLKETESRLFQCQNSLELTRSERNIFERDLATCMKENDGLKDRLKSSVHAVDQLKDENATKVAEMFKANKTIDKIEKEKQSLKSEVQNISITLQHTKSELSEKMMENSRLNKTLTEDAANMVRLKKQLDGSINEKDLIKVQLTQKVEEITAMTEKLNMLNMALDRGEXQYRDRLDDIRLLKIEISNLRSQRNLLARGLANTADMRQEVLQLNRVLNQERVKARALEDEMLTPMNVHRWRKLTGKDPEKMDLIVKVQTLQRRVLYQSVTVQEKEKTIEESEKMYGELKEVVEKLPHQKMKEQLCATQRVLTARTKKLKALSAEIRIKEVDSKSQECLVDELKKSLLETKKELVREKRDKQKLAETVRSALVPVGSGGGGSRRVQSHHGEVIVFQAQQRPNTNHGSKSAGYRMMGSGYKVTC; translated from the exons ATGGACCAGATCGAGGAGAGTGGCGAGGATTCGCAGGCCCCGGAGTCCACCTTCGAGGATGACCTCATTCCGAAGGATATCACCGATGACTTCTTCGAGGAGATGTGTGCCAAGGCGAACCTG ACGGTGAAAGACCTGCAGGGCAACCAGCAGTATGCGCTGGCGGAGGACTTTCAGAAGTTGTTGCTCACCAGCCAGCAACTGAGGCAGCAGCTGCTCGACGAGCAGGACAAAATCGCCAAAATGCAGGACGAAGTTGCGGCGGCCGCTGGCCGAGTGGGCCAAGCGCTGGCCATCTCCCAACGCGACCAGGACACGATCCAGACGCTGCGGGCGGAAATCGAGAGCGCCTGGAAGCGGGCCGATGCGGCCCAAACGAGGGAGCAGGCGGCCCAGGAGACGATGAACCAGATGCGCGAAAAGCTGGAGAAGCTCTCCTCGGACTCGGACCGCCACGGGGACAAGGATGACGA GGTTGGAGCTGCGATGGGCAAGCACAAGGAGAGCATCCTTCGGGAACGTGACCGACTGTTCGCCGAAGTTGAAGAACTCAATCGGCGGCTTCACACCCAACGCGTCTACATCGAAGAACTGGAGAACAAGTGCAACGACACCGAAACCAAGGTCAAGGAACTGTACAAGGTGCTGGACGAGACCTCGAACGAGGCGTTCCGCGACAAGCGCATGCTGGAGAACCTGCAGGTTCAGCACGCGGAGGTGACGTCCGAGCTGGCAATCAAAACCGACGAAGCGAAACACTTCAAGGCGCAAGCGGAAGCCAGCCACAAGACGACCGTGCAGCAGAACATGCAGATGGCCGCGATCCGAACCACGCTGGAACGGCTCACCACGAGCAACAACCTGCTGCAGGTGAAGCTGGCGAAGGCGCAGGGTGACTTTGAAAACATGGTCCAGCTGAAGGAAAAGGTCACCAACGAGCTCAACACCAAGGTGAACATCCTGAAGCTGAAGGAGGACGAGAACAACAAGTTCCGGCTGGAGAACGCCAAGCTGACCAAGAGCAAGGAACTGCTGCAGAAGAAAATACTCACGATCGAGACGTCAAAGTGTACCGTGGATCAGGAGGTGTCCAAGTTGAA GACCGTAATCGTCACCTTCGAGAAGGAGCGAGATGTTTCCAAGAAGGCGTTCGATGCTTCCAAGAAGCAAGTCGATGCGGTGCTTCGCGAGCGGGATCTTGCCCGGAAGGATCTTGCCAAAACCAACA AGACAATCTCCGATCTGCAGGAGCAGATCATTCTGCTGGAGAAGCAGCAAAAAACGCTGGAGAACGAAATCAAGGGTCACATGGCGGCAACGCAGAAGCAGAGCATGGTGATGATGAAGATCGAGAAGGATCGCGACCGCAACGCGGAGGAGGTGCAGAACCTGTCGGACAAGCTGGAACAGATGAACGATGACCTGCTGTACAAGCAGAACCAGATCGTGGAGCTGCGCGAGAAGCTGAAGGAAACGGAATCGCGACTGTTCCAGTGCCAGAACTCGCTGGAGCTGACGCGCAGCGAGCGGAACATCTTCGAGCGGGATCTGGCGACGTGTATGAAGGAAAACGACGGGCTGAAGGATCGGCTGAAGTCGTCGGTGCACGCGGTCGATCAGCTGAAGGATGAGAACGCGACAAAGGTGGCGGAAATGTTCAAGGCGAACAAAACGATCGACAAGATCGAGAAGGAGAAGCAGTCGCTCAAGTCGGAGGTACAGAACATATCGATAACGCTGCAGCACACCAAGTCGGAACTGTCGGAGAAGATGATGGAGAACTCCAGGTTGAACAAGACGCTGACGGAGGATGCGGCGAACATGGTGCGACTGAAGAAGCAGCTGGACGGATCGATCAACGAGAAGGATCTGATTAAGGTGCAGCTGACGCAGAAGGTCGAGGAGATTACCGCGATGACGGAGAAGTTAAACATGCTGAACATGGCGCTGGATCGGGGCGA TCAGTATCGCGATCGGCTGGATGACATCCGACTGCTCAAGATCGAGATTAGCAACTTGCGATCGCAGAGGAATTTGCTGGCAAGGGGTTTGGCGAATACGGCGGACATGCGACAGGAGGTGCTCCAGCTGAACCGAGTGCTGAATCAGGAACGCGTCAAGGCTCGGGCACTGGAGGACGAGATGCTGACACCGATGAACGTGCACCGCTGGAGAAAGCTGACCGGCAAGGATCCGGAAAAGATGGATCTGATCGTGAAGGTGCAAACGTTGCAGCGCCGAGTGCTGTACCAATCGGTGACGGTACAGGAGAAGGAGAAGACCATCGAGGAATCGGAGAAGATGTACGGCGAGCTGAAGGAAGTGGTGGAGAAGCTGCCGCACCAGAAGATGAAGGAACAACTGTGTGCAACGCAACGGGTGCTGACGGCTAGAACGAAGAAGTTGAAGGCACTGTCAGCGGAGATTCGTATCAAGGAGGTGGACAGCAAAAGCCAAGAGTGCTTGGTGGATGAACTCAAGAAGTCACTGCTGGAGACGAAGAAGGAGCTCGTGAGGGAG AAACGTGACAAGCAGAAGCTGGCGGAAACGGTTCGCTCGGCACTCGTTCCGGTTGGTTCCGGTGGTGGTGGGAGCCGTCGCGTTCAGTCACACCACGGAGAGGTGATTGTGTTTCAGGCTCAACAGCGGCCCAACACCAACCACGGCAGCAAGAGTGCCGGCTATCGGATGATGGGGTCCGGGTACAAGGTGACCTGCTAG
- the LOC119765228 gene encoding uncharacterized protein LOC119765228 isoform X2 yields the protein MTKKTAKGDGYGDLRGARTGFAIRGKPTYSSLGNQSTKQAHLWHRPALCSSAKQEAHKKVPSATSVPQVGGKLHYMKICPACQARHRQNQIPHANNQRFTRKKKKNTAWGTNKHPFLHCWNLLRSRALFRRPHN from the exons ATGACGAAGAAGACTGCAAAAGGAGACgga tatgGGGATCTGAGGGGTGCTC GCACCGGGTTCGCCATTCGCGGGAAACCCACCTACTCTTCCCTGGGAAACCAATCCACGAAACAGGCCCACCTCTGGCACCGTCCTGCTCTGTGCAGTAGTGCCAAACAAGaagcacacaaaaaagtgcCATCGGCCACGTCCGTTCCACAGGTCGGGGGCAAACTACACTACATGAAAATCTGTCCCGCCTG TCAGGCTCGCCATCGACAAAATCAAATCCCGCATGCAAACAATCAACGGTTTACgcgcaagaagaagaagaatacTGCATGGGGGACGAAT AAACACCCTTTTCTGCACTGCTGGAACTTGCTCAGATCTAGAGCATTATTCCGGCGGCCACACAATTAA
- the LOC119765228 gene encoding uncharacterized protein LOC119765228 isoform X1 — MTKKTAKGDGYGDLRGARTGFAIRGKPTYSSLGNQSTKQAHLWHRPALCSSAKQEAHKKVPSATSVPQVGGKLHYMKICPAWLAIDKIKSRMQTINGLRARRRRILHGGRINTLFCTAGTCSDLEHYSGGHTIKASCR, encoded by the exons ATGACGAAGAAGACTGCAAAAGGAGACgga tatgGGGATCTGAGGGGTGCTC GCACCGGGTTCGCCATTCGCGGGAAACCCACCTACTCTTCCCTGGGAAACCAATCCACGAAACAGGCCCACCTCTGGCACCGTCCTGCTCTGTGCAGTAGTGCCAAACAAGaagcacacaaaaaagtgcCATCGGCCACGTCCGTTCCACAGGTCGGGGGCAAACTACACTACATGAAAATCTGTCCCGCCTG GCTCGCCATCGACAAAATCAAATCCCGCATGCAAACAATCAACGGTTTACgcgcaagaagaagaagaatacTGCATGGGGGACGAAT AAACACCCTTTTCTGCACTGCTGGAACTTGCTCAGATCTAGAGCATTATTCCGGCGGCCACACAATTAAGGCGAGCTGTCGTTAA
- the LOC6035645 gene encoding LOW QUALITY PROTEIN: lateral signaling target protein 2 homolog (The sequence of the model RefSeq protein was modified relative to this genomic sequence to represent the inferred CDS: inserted 2 bases in 2 codons), translating to MDSLRKWLNKPKADDKSLLARFYHADRALTAVASELDSFDGRAEPVRCTRLVGRLRQGQDRVLAITNQIMDELLGEDRAARAFRAKFPEEVLQESLAGQLWFGAECLAAGSSIMNREVESATMRPLAKAVTKSLDNVRNLLREQCLRNNTPNSLTLRLDVNDSATEQLYESLKIFDRLFAEFELLYVSAMVQVKSKQEYEMQELICVLFSETLQRALKVGLLEQEQVDSYDPALMFSIPRLAIVAGLVIFKEGPLNMDQPADDISEMFRPFRKLLIKMRDLLRTLTKHELYQLEKLLCTNEEISLKEQQIICDGNEIVGGGQSPSAAPNPARDDTVVIVTTSATVNSSDNLRGQEPQEDISSFYTSNNRRTVDSEPNEDDDVSESNDEDEDEEEEVDEDDPANILKDALVTSDCASGYLIPNTNFGNLLQTNEAPLTDSFIATDEELKLASGAASSHARIEQILSESNQKLTDSGLGTANPSLDHSPELETERPVTSSHPIAQSSSSSSEEEGEVDEYDEDDSESTLCEQNHITPNTSAGXRHHHHHRKHYSKHRSSAAGSAGTSGTTCSAAERQISSCDTSPSSGGLPSECGSSTSGGSSGSSSGGSGDADAAQEVAMAIRAAGRIKFKTTENLLHRLFVCIAGVADQLQTNFAADLRQMLKSVFVINSSPPEPEDPPEPAANSTDKPKEPDPADLFEFRASEQDVITNSGGSSQSIYSAEEVNAEDPHDSVFGSPPGGASPVRASSAPRTMMTTAASSENGSVTVNVSVSVVTAGSGGSGSGSSRSSQERSVSLSETSIVVEGSGGNTRRHSAIGXQGEYGRSRSSPSSPVNVGSMMEERRMPEAPPRWIPDGDAPRCMACASSFTPFRRRHHCRNCGGVFCGGCSSASAPLPKYGLTKAVRVCRECFVREVGV from the exons GCTGACGACAAATCGCTGCTGGCGCGGTTTTACCACGCGGACCGCGCCCTGACGGCGGTGGCCAGCGAGTTGGACAGCTTCGACGGTCGGGCGGAACCGGTTCGCTGTACCCGGCTGGTCGGACGGTTACGACAGGGGCAG gacCGCGTGCTGGCCATCACGAACCAGATCATGGACGAGCTGCTCGGCGAGGACCGGGCGGCCCGTGCCTTCCGTGCCAAGTTTCCCGAGGAGGTGCTCCAGGAGAGTCTCGCCGGTCAGCTGTGGTTCGGGGCGGAGTGTCTGGCGGCTGGGTCGTCGATCATGAACCGAGAGGTGGAGAGCGCAACGATGCGTCCGCTGGCGAAGGCCGTCACGAAGAGTCTGGACAACGTGCGGAACCTGTTGCGGGAGCAGTGCCTTCGGAACAATACGCCGAACAGTTTGACGCTGCGACTGGACGTGAACGACTCCGCCACGGAGCAGCTGTACGAAAGCTTGAAGATCTTTGACCGGTTGTTTGCCGAGTTTGAGCTGTTGTACGTGAGCGCGATGGTGCAGGTCAAGTCCAAGCAGGAGTACGAGATGCAGGAACTGATTTGCGTACTGTTCTCGGAGACGCTTCAGCGGGCGCTCAAGGTCGGACTGCTCGAGCAGGAACAGGTGGACTCGTACGACCCGGCGCTGATGTTTTCCATTCCGCGCCTTGCCATCGTCGCCGGGTTGGTAATCTTCAAGGAAGGCCCACTGAACATGGACCAACCGGCGGATGACATTTCGGAAATGTTCCGCCCGTTCCGGAAGCTGCTGATCAAAATGCGTGACCTACTGAGGACACTCACCAAGCACGAACTGTACCAGCTGGAGAAGCTGCTGTGCACCAACGAAGAGATCAGTCTGAAGGAGCAACAAATAATCTGTGATGGAAACGAGATTGTCGGCGGCGGTCAGTCACCGTCGGCAGCTCCAAATCCGGCGCGGGACGACACGGTCGTAATCGTGACGACCAGCGCCACTGTAAATAGTAGTGATAATTTGCGCGGGCAGGAGCCGCAAGAAGACATCAGTAGCTTTTATACCAGCAACAATCGCCGTACTGTAGATAGCGAACCGAACGAAGATGACGACGTGTCGGAAAGCAACGACGAAGACGAAGACGAGGAAGAAGAAGTTGACGAAGACGACCCAGCAAACATCCTGAAAGATGCCCTGGTCACGTCGGATTGCGCCTCGGGATACCTAATTCCAAACACCAACTTTGGTAACCTGCTGCAGACAAACGAGGCGCCCCTCACGGACAGCTTCATCGCCACTGACGAAGAGCTAAAGCTAGCCAGCGGAGCAGCGTCCTCGCACGCCCGCATCGAGCAAATCCTCTCCGAAAGCAACCAAAAGCTAACCGATTCCGGCCTCGGAACCGCCAACCCCAGCCTGGACCACTCCCCCGAACTGGAAACGGAACGTCCCGTCACGAGCAGTCACCCAATCGCCCAGTCCTCGTCCTCCTCCTCGGAAGAGGAGGGCGAAGTGGACGAATACGACGAAGATGACAGCGAATCCACGCTCTGCGAGCAAAACCACATCACACCAAACACCAGCGCCG ATCgacatcaccaccaccaccggaaGCACTACTCCAAGCATCGGTCGAGTGCGGCCGGATCGGCGGGAACGTCCGGTACGACGTGCTCGGCCGCCGAGAGGCAAATCTCGAGCTGTGATACATCACCGTCATCGGGCGGACTGCCGAGCGAGTGCGGAAGCAGCACCAGCGGGGGAAGCAGCGGCAGCAGTAGCGGTGGAAGCGGGGACGCGGATGCGGCGCAGGAAGTGGCGATGGCCATCCGGGCGGCTGGGAGGATAAAGTTCAA GACCACGGAGAACCTGCTGCACCGCCTGTTTGTGTGCATCGCCGGCGTCGCGGACCAGCTGCAGACCAACTTTGCCGCTGACCTGCGCCAGATGCTGAAGAGCGTCTTCGTGATCAACTCGTCCCCACCGGAGCCGGAAGACCCACCGGAACCGGCCGCCAACTCGACGGACAAACCCAAGGAGCCGGACCCGGCCGATCTGTTCGAGTTCCGCGCCAGCGAACAGGACGTCATCACGAACAGTGGCGGTTCCAGCCAAAGCATTTACTCCGCCGAGGAGGTCAACGCGGAAGATCCGCACGATTCGGTGTTCGGGTCACCGCCGGGAGGGGCCTCACCGGTGCGGGCATCGTCCGCTCCGCGCACCATGATGACGACCGCGGCCAGCAGTGAGAACGGAAGCGTGACGGTGAACGTGTCGGTATCGGTTGTGACCGCCGGAAGTGGTGGCTCGGGAAGCGGCTCGAGCCGGAGTTCCCAGGAGCGCAGCGTTAGTCTGAGTGAAACGTCGATCGTGGTTGAGGGCAGTGGTGGCAATACCCGAAGGCACAGCGCTATTG ACCAAGGAGAGTACGGCCGAAGTCGGTCCAGTCCGAGCAGTCCGGTCAACGTGGGTAGCATGATGGAGGAGCGTCGCATGCCGGAGGCTCCTCCGCGGTGGATTCCGGACGGGGACGCACCCCGCTGCATGGCTTGTGCTTCGTCGTTTACGCCTTTCCGGAGGCGTCATCACTGCCGGAACTGTGGCGGAGTGTTCTGCGGCGGGTGCTCGAGCGCGTCGGCTCCGCTGCCCAAGTACGGGTTAACCAAGGCGGTCCGCGTCTGTCGGGAGTGCTTCGTACGCGAGGTTGGCGTCTGA